The following proteins come from a genomic window of Chryseobacterium glaciei:
- a CDS encoding glycosyl hydrolase, whose amino-acid sequence MKIKNIISLSLICFAFGNLSAQNPWPKTTETAKPWTRWWWMGNAVDEKGLDKQLTTLNKAGFGGVEIVPIYGAKGFENQYINYLSSEWMKMLQFTTNKAKSLNMGVDMAVGTGWPIGGPQVSEEDAATKMIVQTYTISSGEKFSEKIVLNGEKLKNLKTIKLDIVTAYNEKNEAVVLNDKITNDGSLNWKPYSGKWTIYAVFTGKTLQKVKRAAPGGEGYTLDHFSPVATVNYLKTFDKAFGNSNYGVRSFFNDSYEVYNADWTPDFKNEFKKRRGYDLSPYIKYLINNDENEVTTRVKSDYRQTLSELILNNFADNFTNWAHSKNSKNTNQAHGSPGNLLDLYAAVDIPESETFGSSIFEIPGLKRDTADIQKSDMPDFNMLKFASSVANVTGKKLTSNETFTWLTEHFKTSWSQAKPEVEQVFLSGINHVFYHGTTYTPADVPFPGWLFYASVNFVPENSLWPHLTGLNSYIERTQSVLQSGKSDNELLMYWPIYDQWATPKGKDIAFKVHNVEKWLQPTPMYENLNKLSKMGYSLDMISDKMINESKSENQKIQTAKEGSSYQVLIIPELTYLPETTLNDILKLAQNGASVIFQNEPKDIPGNFEVEKRRNQLKSLWNQIPFQNQAENVKIASFGKGKIVLSSDVEKGLEYLKIQREKLTDTGLKFVRRQFDGGKYYYIVNHTSKEINQFVPINYTGKQTTIMNPENGDFGVAEMQNNSVRIQLKSGESLILKNSETVDSSISKWKYAEKTDAPIVLDQTWQLSFKEGGPELPKSRNLKKLEPWTNFSDDPATQSFSGTGIYTINLNVKKKNADEYLLKFDKLYESAKVIVNGQDAGIVWSIPFEINIGKYLKKGKNTIQIEVCNLMANRIRYMDQKKITWRNYNEINFVNIDYKPFDASNWKVQPSGLDGQIQIIPLTYSK is encoded by the coding sequence ATGAAAATTAAAAATATAATCAGTTTAAGTTTAATCTGTTTTGCTTTCGGAAATCTTTCTGCACAAAATCCGTGGCCAAAAACTACCGAAACCGCAAAACCATGGACACGTTGGTGGTGGATGGGAAATGCTGTGGATGAAAAAGGATTGGATAAACAGCTGACAACACTTAATAAAGCAGGTTTTGGAGGTGTTGAAATCGTTCCGATTTACGGAGCAAAAGGTTTTGAAAATCAATATATTAATTATCTCTCTTCAGAATGGATGAAAATGCTACAGTTCACCACGAACAAAGCAAAAAGCCTGAATATGGGCGTTGATATGGCGGTCGGAACAGGTTGGCCAATCGGAGGACCGCAGGTAAGTGAAGAGGATGCTGCCACGAAAATGATTGTTCAGACTTATACAATTTCATCAGGCGAAAAATTTTCAGAAAAAATTGTTTTAAATGGTGAAAAGCTTAAAAATTTAAAAACGATAAAACTCGATATTGTTACCGCTTACAATGAAAAAAATGAAGCGGTTGTCTTAAACGATAAAATCACAAACGACGGTTCTCTCAATTGGAAACCATATTCCGGAAAATGGACGATCTATGCCGTTTTTACAGGTAAAACTTTACAAAAAGTAAAACGTGCAGCTCCGGGTGGTGAAGGATATACATTGGATCATTTTTCGCCTGTTGCAACGGTAAATTATCTTAAAACTTTCGATAAAGCTTTTGGAAACTCCAATTACGGCGTGCGTTCTTTTTTTAATGACAGTTACGAAGTTTACAATGCCGACTGGACGCCTGATTTTAAAAATGAATTTAAAAAAAGGAGAGGATATGATCTAAGTCCGTACATCAAATATTTGATTAATAATGATGAAAACGAGGTAACGACAAGAGTTAAATCTGATTACAGACAGACGTTGAGCGAATTGATTTTAAACAATTTTGCCGATAATTTCACGAACTGGGCACATTCCAAAAACTCAAAAAATACGAATCAGGCGCACGGTTCACCCGGAAATTTGCTGGATTTGTACGCCGCAGTCGATATTCCTGAATCTGAAACTTTCGGAAGCTCTATTTTTGAAATTCCGGGGTTGAAAAGGGACACCGCAGATATTCAAAAATCGGATATGCCTGATTTCAATATGTTGAAATTTGCTTCATCAGTAGCCAATGTGACGGGCAAAAAACTAACTTCAAACGAGACTTTTACTTGGCTGACTGAGCATTTCAAAACTTCTTGGTCACAGGCAAAACCAGAAGTTGAACAGGTTTTCTTATCAGGAATCAATCACGTTTTTTATCACGGTACAACGTATACACCTGCCGATGTTCCTTTTCCGGGATGGCTGTTTTATGCTTCGGTTAATTTTGTTCCGGAAAACAGTTTGTGGCCACATTTAACAGGATTAAATTCTTACATTGAGCGTACTCAAAGTGTTTTACAAAGTGGAAAATCCGATAATGAATTGTTGATGTATTGGCCAATTTACGACCAGTGGGCAACTCCAAAAGGAAAAGATATTGCCTTTAAAGTTCATAATGTTGAAAAGTGGTTGCAACCAACTCCGATGTATGAGAATTTGAATAAACTAAGCAAAATGGGGTATTCTTTGGATATGATTTCGGATAAAATGATTAACGAATCAAAATCAGAAAATCAGAAAATTCAGACTGCAAAAGAAGGATCTTCTTATCAGGTTTTAATCATTCCGGAATTGACGTATTTACCGGAAACTACTTTGAATGATATTCTGAAATTAGCCCAAAATGGCGCTTCGGTTATTTTTCAAAACGAACCAAAAGATATTCCCGGAAACTTTGAAGTGGAGAAAAGAAGAAATCAATTAAAATCTTTGTGGAATCAAATTCCGTTTCAGAATCAAGCTGAAAATGTGAAAATTGCAAGCTTTGGAAAAGGAAAGATTGTTTTAAGTTCAGATGTTGAAAAAGGATTAGAATATTTGAAAATTCAAAGAGAAAAATTAACGGACACAGGATTGAAATTTGTGAGAAGACAGTTTGACGGCGGAAAATATTATTACATTGTCAATCATACTTCAAAGGAAATTAATCAATTTGTTCCTATTAATTATACAGGAAAGCAAACGACGATAATGAATCCTGAAAACGGAGATTTTGGTGTTGCCGAAATGCAAAATAATTCTGTTCGAATTCAGTTGAAATCCGGAGAATCTTTAATTCTGAAAAATTCTGAAACTGTTGATTCATCCATCTCAAAATGGAAATATGCGGAGAAGACAGACGCTCCGATAGTTTTAGATCAGACTTGGCAATTGAGTTTCAAAGAAGGCGGTCCCGAACTTCCAAAATCCAGAAATTTAAAAAAGCTGGAACCTTGGACGAATTTTTCTGACGATCCTGCAACACAAAGTTTTTCAGGAACGGGAATTTACACCATAAATTTAAATGTAAAGAAAAAAAATGCAGACGAGTATCTTTTAAAATTTGATAAATTGTACGAAAGCGCAAAAGTGATTGTCAACGGTCAGGATGCGGGAATTGTCTGGAGCATTCCTTTTGAAATCAACATTGGAAAATACCTGAAAAAAGGTAAAAATACCATTCAAATAGAAGTTTGTAATTTAATGGCGAATAGAATTCGTTATATGGATCAGAAAAAAATCACGTGGCGAAATTACAATGAAATCAATTTTGTAAACATCGATTACAAACCATTTGATGCATCCAACTGGAAAGTTCAGCCTTCCGGATTGGATGGGCAGATTCAAATAATTCCACTAACTTACTCGAAATAA
- a CDS encoding rhamnogalacturonan lyase: MKIKYIFITSAIFLSQTIFAQRQMEYLERGIVAIPAESGVFVSWRLLGTEAQNTHFDLYRTENNSTKKLNEKPLLNETNFLDKTADKAKNYTYFVKSNTQDKTVDDDSAKYVASQKPYFSIPLKTPAGYTPNDISVADLDGDGEYEIILHQTGESRDNSQKGITDEPIIQAYKMNGTFLWEINLGKNIREGAHYTQFLVYDLDQDGKAEIVMKTADGSKDSKGKVIGDATKNYVNENGFILSGPEYLTVFNGETGEEINTVNYQVPRFAGSLNPTDEQMTETWGDAKGNRIDRFLGAVAYLDGKHPSFVMSRGYYTRTAIAAWDYKDKKLSLRWLFDTESSEENKKFRGQGNHNLSIADVDNDGKDEIVYGAMTVDDNGKVLNSTGYGHGDALHVGDLDPSNPGLEIFDIQEIFDDAGAHFRDGKTGKVLWKLPSLIYSKQGKFQGPGRGLSLNIDPRYAGSECWAAGAGVKGLYDAKGNKISEKNPSVNMGIYWDGDFLSEILDGTSISKWDWKNEKSNLIFDAKDFQCESNNGTKKNPSLVADLFGDWREEVIYRTSDNQELRIFSSTIPTKHRLYTLMHNPQYRLSIVWQNVGYNQPPHTDYYLDESVKKIPKPNIITVKH, encoded by the coding sequence ATGAAAATCAAGTATATCTTTATTACATCTGCTATTTTTCTTTCGCAAACAATTTTTGCGCAAAGACAAATGGAATATCTGGAAAGAGGAATCGTAGCCATACCTGCAGAATCAGGCGTTTTTGTAAGCTGGCGTCTATTGGGAACAGAAGCTCAAAATACTCATTTTGATCTCTATCGAACTGAAAATAATTCAACCAAAAAATTGAATGAAAAGCCATTGCTCAATGAGACTAATTTTTTAGACAAAACGGCAGATAAAGCAAAGAATTATACCTATTTCGTGAAATCCAACACTCAGGATAAAACGGTAGATGATGATTCTGCGAAATATGTAGCTTCTCAAAAGCCATATTTTTCAATTCCATTAAAAACTCCGGCCGGATATACCCCAAATGATATTTCAGTTGCAGATCTGGACGGAGATGGTGAATATGAAATCATCCTCCATCAAACCGGAGAATCCCGTGATAACAGTCAGAAAGGTATCACGGATGAGCCAATTATTCAGGCTTATAAAATGAATGGAACTTTCTTATGGGAAATCAATTTAGGAAAAAATATAAGAGAGGGCGCTCATTATACACAATTTCTGGTGTACGATCTAGACCAAGATGGTAAAGCAGAAATCGTAATGAAAACCGCAGATGGATCAAAAGACAGCAAAGGAAAAGTTATCGGAGATGCCACAAAAAATTACGTCAATGAAAACGGATTTATCCTTTCAGGTCCCGAATATCTGACAGTTTTTAATGGCGAAACGGGAGAGGAAATTAATACAGTCAATTATCAGGTTCCAAGATTTGCAGGGAGTTTAAATCCAACAGATGAACAAATGACCGAAACCTGGGGCGATGCAAAAGGAAATCGGATAGACAGGTTTTTGGGAGCAGTAGCTTATTTAGACGGTAAGCATCCGAGTTTTGTGATGTCAAGAGGATATTACACAAGAACTGCAATTGCAGCTTGGGATTATAAAGATAAAAAGCTTAGTCTGAGATGGTTATTTGATACTGAAAGCTCAGAAGAAAATAAAAAATTTCGTGGACAAGGAAACCACAATCTAAGCATTGCAGATGTTGATAACGACGGAAAAGATGAAATTGTCTATGGTGCAATGACCGTCGACGACAACGGAAAAGTCTTAAACAGCACAGGCTATGGTCATGGCGATGCTTTGCACGTTGGTGACTTAGATCCTTCAAATCCAGGATTGGAAATTTTTGACATTCAGGAAATATTTGACGATGCAGGCGCACATTTCAGAGATGGAAAAACAGGAAAGGTTTTATGGAAATTACCTTCTTTAATTTACAGTAAGCAAGGCAAATTCCAAGGTCCGGGAAGAGGTTTGTCTTTAAATATTGACCCTCGTTATGCCGGTTCAGAATGTTGGGCTGCCGGAGCCGGAGTTAAAGGTCTTTACGATGCTAAAGGAAATAAAATCAGTGAAAAAAATCCGTCAGTTAATATGGGAATTTATTGGGATGGAGATTTTTTAAGTGAAATTTTAGACGGAACTTCCATATCAAAATGGGACTGGAAAAATGAGAAATCAAACTTGATATTTGATGCTAAAGATTTTCAGTGTGAATCAAACAACGGAACCAAGAAAAATCCTTCTTTAGTTGCAGATTTATTTGGAGACTGGAGGGAAGAGGTAATTTATAGAACCTCAGATAATCAGGAACTTCGGATTTTCAGTTCGACAATTCCTACGAAGCACCGTTTGTACACTTTGATGCACAATCCACAGTATCGATTGAGCATCGTTTGGCAAAATGTAGGTTACAATCAGCCTCCGCACACGGATTATTATTTGGATGAATCGGTTAAAAAAATTCCAAAACCGAATATTATTACTGTAAAGCATTAA
- a CDS encoding glycoside hydrolase family 88 protein, protein MKKILMRTAVFALIFGALSSCSVQKQAANNVDLPNKKEVLETAERANQYFMNKWPDTGKEIVGKKVWPSNLWTRAVYYEGLIALYKVDPKKEYYDYAMSWSEKHNWNMMRDTYTRNADNQACGQTYLDLYEIDGKKNPERIKLVKASIDSMMATNKVDDWWWIDALQMGMPIFTKLGRMTGEKKYFDKNYEMYAFTKYKHGGNGLYNPKDKLWWRDKSFVPPYKEPNGEDCYWSRGNGWVVAALARTLEDTPKSDPHYQEYLQDYKDLLSALLPIQREDGFWNASLHDPTNFGGKEMTGTALFVYGMAYGINNGLIDKKTYLPVAIKAWNAIAKDSVQPNGFLGWVQGTGKEPKDGQPLSVSKEPDFEDYGLGCLLLAASEVYKLK, encoded by the coding sequence ATGAAAAAGATACTCATGAGAACTGCTGTTTTTGCACTGATTTTTGGTGCTTTATCCTCATGTTCAGTTCAAAAGCAAGCAGCCAATAATGTTGATCTTCCCAATAAAAAAGAAGTTCTGGAAACTGCAGAAAGAGCCAACCAATATTTCATGAACAAATGGCCGGATACCGGAAAAGAAATTGTAGGAAAAAAAGTTTGGCCAAGCAACCTGTGGACCCGTGCAGTTTATTATGAAGGATTAATCGCATTATATAAGGTAGATCCTAAAAAAGAATATTATGACTACGCAATGTCATGGTCAGAAAAGCATAATTGGAACATGATGCGCGACACTTATACTCGTAACGCTGATAATCAGGCTTGTGGGCAAACGTATTTGGATCTTTATGAAATCGATGGTAAAAAAAATCCAGAGAGAATTAAATTGGTAAAAGCTTCCATAGACAGCATGATGGCTACCAATAAAGTAGATGACTGGTGGTGGATCGATGCGCTTCAAATGGGAATGCCAATTTTCACGAAATTGGGTAGAATGACAGGCGAGAAAAAATATTTCGATAAAAATTACGAAATGTATGCCTTCACGAAATACAAACACGGAGGAAATGGTCTTTACAATCCTAAAGACAAACTTTGGTGGAGAGACAAAAGTTTTGTTCCGCCTTATAAAGAACCAAACGGTGAAGATTGTTATTGGAGTCGTGGAAACGGTTGGGTAGTTGCTGCTTTGGCTCGTACATTGGAAGATACCCCGAAATCCGATCCTCATTATCAGGAATATTTACAGGATTACAAAGATTTGTTATCAGCATTGCTTCCGATTCAGAGAGAAGATGGTTTTTGGAACGCAAGTTTGCATGATCCAACCAATTTCGGAGGAAAAGAAATGACAGGAACCGCTCTTTTCGTATATGGAATGGCTTATGGAATCAATAACGGTTTGATTGATAAAAAAACGTATTTGCCTGTTGCTATCAAAGCCTGGAATGCCATTGCAAAAGATTCTGTTCAGCCTAATGGATTTTTAGGATGGGTACAGGGAACTGGAAAGGAACCAAAAGATGGTCAACCACTTTCTGTAAGCAAAGAACCTGATTTTGAAGATTATGGATTAGGCTGTTTGTTGCTTGCTGCAAGTGAGGTTTATAAACTGAAATAA
- the rhaT gene encoding L-rhamnose/proton symporter RhaT — translation MNALLGIFFHFLGGFSSGSFYLPYKKVKGWNWETYWLIGGFVSWIIVPPLAAFLTIPNFWEIIQNESSSILGLTFLFGALWGIGGFTYGLGVRYLGVALGSSIILGLCMVFGSLVPSIYYEFSPQTGKDSIGLLVSNRWGQMVLLGLFVCVIGIVISGKAGMMKEKELKTDSLDPHGTQVKTEYKFGLGLIVAIISGVLSACFNFGLEAGKPMATVANELWQNANPGQGEFLFQNNVTYVVVLWGGMAVNLIGCLYLAIKNKSYTDYVKKDVPVLRNLIFCALAGTMWFLQFFFYGMGESKMGNGASSWILHMAFIILIANLWGVIIKEWKGVSKKTTSTIAVGMTVMFISILIVGYGNSLR, via the coding sequence ATGAATGCATTATTAGGAATTTTTTTCCATTTCTTAGGAGGCTTTTCTTCGGGAAGTTTTTACTTGCCATACAAAAAAGTAAAAGGATGGAACTGGGAAACATATTGGTTGATAGGAGGATTCGTCTCCTGGATCATTGTTCCGCCATTGGCAGCATTTCTTACCATTCCTAATTTTTGGGAAATCATACAGAACGAGAGTTCTTCAATCTTAGGACTGACGTTTTTATTCGGTGCCTTGTGGGGAATTGGTGGTTTTACTTATGGTTTAGGTGTTCGATATTTGGGAGTTGCACTTGGAAGCAGCATTATTTTAGGACTTTGCATGGTATTCGGTTCGCTGGTTCCATCAATATATTATGAATTTTCTCCGCAAACGGGAAAAGACAGTATTGGTTTGTTGGTTTCCAATAGGTGGGGACAGATGGTTTTACTGGGACTTTTTGTCTGCGTTATCGGAATTGTCATCAGCGGAAAAGCTGGGATGATGAAAGAAAAAGAGCTAAAAACAGATTCATTAGATCCGCATGGGACGCAAGTAAAAACAGAATATAAATTCGGATTGGGATTAATAGTTGCAATCATATCAGGAGTTTTAAGTGCTTGTTTTAACTTTGGGTTGGAAGCTGGAAAACCAATGGCAACTGTAGCCAATGAATTATGGCAAAATGCAAATCCGGGACAGGGAGAATTCCTTTTTCAAAATAATGTAACTTATGTCGTTGTTCTTTGGGGCGGAATGGCGGTCAATCTGATCGGCTGTTTATATTTGGCCATTAAAAATAAATCGTATACAGATTACGTAAAAAAAGATGTACCTGTTTTACGAAACTTGATTTTTTGTGCATTAGCCGGAACAATGTGGTTTTTACAGTTTTTCTTCTATGGTATGGGAGAAAGCAAGATGGGAAATGGCGCGAGTTCTTGGATTTTACACATGGCATTTATCATTTTAATCGCCAATTTATGGGGTGTTATCATTAAAGAATGGAAAGGTGTTTCCAAGAAAACGACTTCTACTATCGCTGTAGGAATGACAGTGATGTTTATTTCTATTTTGATTGTAGGATATGGGAATTCCTTACGTTAG
- a CDS encoding SusC/RagA family TonB-linked outer membrane protein: MSLKITNKNLKPLIAPLFLLASGFVFGQTTIKDTAKVGTKEIEEVVVIGYGKVKKSDLTGAVASVSAKDLAATPAMNALQALQGRAAGLNIVTAGGAPGAGANVTIRGGASITQGTEPLYIVDGFQLDGALNVINPNDIESIDVLKGASATAIYGARGSNGIIVIKTKTGKKGRTTVNYNSFMAFDMLSKKLDMVSNAEQYVKYQYELAQLGGKATQWSNVFDNSLGTDAPGFYTGAFNRISDRYGSAAALDWQDKMLGGTGTTQNQNINVSVGNEKTQAFISYNYNKQDGLLQNYSETRNSLRANINSELYKGIRLDFSSMFNSNSTNGGGAYSGMKKILLQPITGGTKFTQDQLFNTQTFGDFSGLDSGYDTENPFIETQASTSNKRARSFLANIGVEFDFLKNFTFRTAGSYNWNNSKSTSFSDENSKAYLTDPVNTGINGSIANAESYRYQITNTLTYNRTFAEKHRVSALIGQEAIYQENEGNSMKLIKFPYYNFGLYDIGNATVSDKDVSSVPNSMSSYFGRVNYSYDDRYLLTATFRRDGSSKFGPNKKWGNFPSVAAAWRTSQESFWKNGKINKIINDLKFRFEYGITGNNDIGNSLYTTNLVMTDYPINNTPGNPAYTTSNTVGNRGLQWEEMKATNIGIDLGFFNNRIKLTSEFYKNDVNKMLLPIVLPVSSGYSTKFDNIASMRNQGMEFTLNSINVKSGAFRWSTDANIGFNKSKVIALDGRPSRPFNVGSNRAGVVTYYATVGEQLGDMYGYVYQGIYTTDDFTQASNGTLTLKPGVVKPSTGTPKPGDMKFAADNEAGDQFTRKLVKIGNGTPDFIGGISNNFSYKGFDLAVFMKFSVGGDIYNATKQSLSPYALFQNTPSEFGNNYYHLIDPNTGQATTNLVRLKELNPNEDSSLWSLSNTNTANITYPSSYYVEDGSYLRIAQVTLGYSFNKEFLQHISVTNARIYVTVNNLATITGYSGFDPEVSAAGGVSVTPGYDTSSFPRSRSYVLGINLTF; this comes from the coding sequence ATGTCTTTAAAAATTACAAATAAGAATTTAAAGCCATTAATTGCACCTTTATTTCTGCTTGCGTCTGGTTTTGTCTTTGGGCAAACAACAATTAAGGATACTGCAAAAGTAGGAACGAAAGAGATCGAAGAGGTTGTTGTTATCGGCTATGGAAAAGTGAAAAAATCTGACTTAACGGGAGCTGTAGCTTCAGTTTCTGCAAAAGATTTGGCTGCCACACCGGCAATGAATGCTTTACAGGCATTACAGGGAAGAGCTGCAGGTCTGAATATCGTTACAGCAGGCGGTGCTCCGGGAGCAGGTGCAAATGTTACGATTCGTGGAGGTGCTTCAATTACTCAGGGGACCGAACCGCTTTACATTGTAGATGGTTTCCAGTTAGATGGTGCACTAAACGTGATTAATCCTAATGATATTGAAAGTATTGATGTATTAAAAGGAGCTTCAGCAACAGCAATCTATGGTGCCCGTGGTTCTAATGGTATTATTGTTATTAAAACAAAAACCGGAAAAAAGGGCAGAACTACCGTAAATTATAATTCTTTCATGGCATTTGATATGCTTTCAAAGAAATTAGATATGGTTTCTAATGCAGAGCAGTATGTGAAATATCAATATGAGCTGGCGCAACTAGGAGGAAAGGCAACTCAATGGAGCAATGTTTTTGATAATAGTTTAGGAACAGATGCACCAGGATTTTATACAGGAGCATTTAACAGAATCAGTGATCGCTACGGATCAGCCGCTGCATTAGATTGGCAGGATAAAATGTTGGGTGGAACAGGAACTACTCAAAATCAGAATATCAACGTCTCTGTAGGGAATGAGAAAACACAGGCATTCATCAGTTATAACTATAATAAGCAGGATGGTTTGCTGCAAAATTATAGCGAAACCAGAAATTCATTGCGTGCCAATATTAATTCTGAACTGTATAAAGGTATTAGATTAGATTTCAGCTCTATGTTTAATTCCAATTCTACAAACGGAGGAGGAGCGTACTCAGGAATGAAAAAAATTCTTCTTCAACCTATTACGGGAGGAACTAAATTTACTCAGGATCAGTTGTTTAATACACAGACTTTCGGTGATTTTTCAGGATTAGATTCTGGATATGATACAGAAAATCCATTTATAGAAACTCAGGCATCTACATCAAACAAACGAGCAAGATCATTTTTAGCCAATATAGGTGTTGAATTTGATTTTTTGAAAAATTTTACATTCAGAACGGCGGGCTCCTATAATTGGAATAACAGTAAATCAACTTCGTTTTCGGATGAAAATTCTAAAGCCTATCTTACAGATCCTGTTAATACCGGAATCAATGGAAGCATCGCCAATGCAGAATCATATCGTTATCAGATTACCAATACCTTAACATACAACAGAACATTCGCAGAAAAACATAGAGTGAGTGCTTTGATTGGGCAAGAGGCTATCTATCAGGAAAATGAAGGGAACAGTATGAAGCTAATTAAATTCCCTTACTATAATTTTGGTTTGTATGACATTGGCAATGCAACAGTATCCGATAAAGATGTAAGCAGTGTGCCTAATAGTATGAGTTCATATTTTGGACGTGTAAACTATAGTTATGATGATCGTTATTTATTGACTGCTACCTTCCGTAGAGATGGATCTTCAAAATTTGGACCGAATAAAAAATGGGGAAATTTTCCATCAGTAGCTGCTGCATGGCGTACTTCTCAGGAGAGTTTCTGGAAAAACGGAAAAATTAATAAAATTATCAATGATTTGAAATTCAGATTTGAATACGGAATTACAGGTAATAATGATATTGGAAATAGTTTATACACAACCAATCTGGTAATGACAGATTATCCAATCAATAATACACCAGGTAACCCTGCTTATACAACAAGTAATACTGTTGGTAACCGAGGATTGCAGTGGGAAGAGATGAAAGCAACCAATATTGGGATAGATCTAGGATTTTTCAATAACAGAATAAAATTAACTTCAGAATTTTATAAAAATGATGTAAATAAAATGTTGCTGCCAATTGTACTGCCGGTTTCTTCAGGATATAGCACAAAATTTGACAATATTGCGAGTATGAGAAACCAAGGTATGGAGTTTACCCTTAATTCTATTAATGTAAAATCCGGAGCCTTCAGATGGTCGACAGATGCTAATATAGGTTTTAATAAATCAAAAGTTATTGCTTTGGATGGGAGACCTTCAAGACCATTTAATGTAGGAAGTAACAGAGCCGGAGTGGTAACATATTATGCAACAGTAGGTGAACAGTTGGGAGATATGTACGGTTATGTTTATCAGGGGATTTATACTACCGACGATTTTACACAAGCTTCAAACGGAACACTTACTTTAAAACCTGGTGTTGTAAAACCTTCTACCGGAACTCCTAAACCCGGAGATATGAAATTTGCGGCAGATAATGAAGCAGGAGATCAGTTTACAAGGAAATTAGTGAAAATAGGAAATGGTACACCCGACTTTATAGGAGGTATCAGTAATAATTTTTCTTACAAAGGCTTTGATTTAGCAGTATTTATGAAATTCAGTGTAGGAGGTGATATTTACAACGCTACCAAACAAAGTTTGAGTCCTTATGCATTATTTCAAAATACACCTTCAGAATTTGGTAATAATTATTACCATCTTATTGATCCTAACACTGGTCAGGCAACAACCAATTTGGTAAGATTAAAAGAACTTAATCCTAATGAAGATTCAAGTCTTTGGAGTTTAAGTAATACAAATACGGCTAATATAACCTATCCATCATCATATTATGTGGAAGACGGGTCGTATCTGAGAATTGCTCAGGTAACTCTTGGTTATAGTTTTAATAAAGAATTTTTGCAGCATATTTCAGTAACTAATGCACGTATCTATGTTACAGTTAATAATTTAGCTACAATAACAGGATACTCTGGTTTTGATCCTGAAGTTTCAGCCGCAGGCGGAGTTTCAGTAACACCAGGATATGATACTTCATCCTTTCCACGTTCAAGAAGTTATGTTCTTGGTATTAATTTAACTTTTTAA